One Manihot esculenta cultivar AM560-2 chromosome 18, M.esculenta_v8, whole genome shotgun sequence genomic window carries:
- the LOC110605840 gene encoding universal stress protein PHOS34 — protein sequence MTANLRCVIVAVDGSEQSMNALRWALDNLKLRAPAADSTETPGTFIILHVQSPPSIAAGLNPGAIPFGGPSDLEVPAFTAAIEAHQKRITEAILEHALEICRQKTANVKTQVVIGDPKEKICEAVENLHADLLVMGSRAFGPIKRMFLGSVSNYCTNHAECPVIIVKGKDASS from the exons aTGACGGCGAACCTCCGTTGCGTGATCGTGGCCGTTGACGGCAGCGAGCAGAGCATGAACGCCTTGAGATGGGCGCTTGACAACCTCAAGCTCCGAGCCCCTGCGGCCGACTCCACGGAAACCCCTGGCACCTTCATCATACTCCACGTCCAATCTCCGCCGTCCATCGCAGCTGGACTCAATCCAGGAGCTATCCCCTTCGGCGGGCCCA gcGACTTAGAGGTGCCAGCCTTCACTGCGGCGATCGAGGCGCATCAGAAGCGGATAACAGAGGCTATTTTGGAACATGCTTTGGAGATCTGCCGCCAAAAAACC GCCAATGTTAAAACGCAAGTGGTTATTGGGGATCCAAAGGAGAAGATTTGTGAAGCCGTTGAAAATCTGCATGCTGATTTGCTTGTGATGGGGTCTCGTGCTTTTGGCCCTATTAAAAG GATGTTCTTGGGAAGTGTAAGCAACTATTGCACCAACCATGCAGAATGCCCTGTCATTATAGTCAAGGGCAAGGATGCTTCATCATAA